From a region of the Acinetobacter larvae genome:
- a CDS encoding LysR family transcriptional regulator, translating into MSIKLSQLAMFCAVVEEGSIYAAAEKMHCVPSNISARIKALELRLGVALFHREQRRLFISAEGRVFYQHAQQLLQHSQNCLNLFRQQHIVGHLKIAVLPSLVSHYLRQPLLAFVEKYPKVQLSITLGSNRSLYRDLITDQVDVIMFAGRVDPPEHQLLYKILATEQLYCISPYRQLSVLKRHVSQLSCISLGDDYACHTFFYEWLTQQQMQCLAHWQIASEQMSIALLQQYPAMTVLAEHQLYLLSPTALAVIALQQAQPYQIALCWKKNNLSPVLQHFQQMF; encoded by the coding sequence ATGTCGATTAAACTCTCACAGTTGGCGATGTTCTGTGCTGTAGTCGAAGAAGGTAGTATTTATGCTGCGGCAGAGAAAATGCATTGTGTGCCTTCGAATATCAGTGCACGTATCAAAGCATTAGAACTTCGTTTGGGCGTAGCGTTATTTCATCGTGAGCAACGCCGACTTTTTATCAGTGCTGAAGGGCGAGTGTTCTATCAACATGCTCAGCAGTTGTTACAACACAGTCAAAATTGTCTCAATCTTTTTCGCCAGCAACATATTGTAGGTCATTTAAAAATAGCAGTATTACCGAGTCTGGTGAGTCATTACCTCCGTCAGCCCTTATTGGCTTTTGTTGAGAAATATCCCAAAGTACAGTTGAGCATAACGCTGGGATCTAATCGCTCGTTATATCGAGATTTGATCACCGATCAGGTTGATGTGATCATGTTTGCTGGTCGGGTAGATCCACCAGAGCATCAGCTCTTGTATAAAATCTTGGCAACAGAACAACTCTATTGCATTAGCCCATATCGTCAGCTTAGCGTATTAAAGCGCCATGTTTCTCAATTAAGCTGTATTAGTCTAGGCGATGATTATGCTTGCCATACTTTTTTTTATGAATGGCTAACACAACAGCAGATGCAGTGTTTGGCACACTGGCAGATCGCTTCTGAGCAAATGAGTATTGCACTGCTACAACAATACCCTGCAATGACAGTATTGGCAGAGCACCAACTGTATTTGCTTAGCCCCACGGCGTTGGCGGTTATCGCTTTGCAACAAGCTCAACCTTATCAAATTGCTCTATGCTGGAAGAAAAATAATCTTTCGCCAGTGTTGCAGCATTTTCAGCAAATGTTTTAA
- a CDS encoding DUF2061 domain-containing protein, which translates to MSFFQRFLRYNKTTLKKTFSYYILHITVAMLVAYMVTGQLWMAMTLSLLEPTVQAFAFFFHEKVWDRRLKRKKSADVSNNIIPS; encoded by the coding sequence ATGTCTTTTTTTCAGAGATTTTTGCGCTACAACAAAACGACCTTAAAGAAGACCTTTAGTTATTACATTTTGCACATTACGGTAGCCATGTTGGTTGCTTATATGGTGACAGGTCAACTTTGGATGGCAATGACACTCAGTTTATTAGAGCCAACCGTACAAGCATTTGCCTTTTTCTTTCATGAAAAGGTTTGGGATCGCCGCTTAAAACGAAAAAAATCTGCTGATGTATCGAATAACATCATTCCAAGTTAA
- the leuC gene encoding 3-isopropylmalate dehydratase large subunit translates to MAGKKPTGKTLYDKLWDDHLVKQRDDGSSLLYIDRHLLHEVTSPQAFEGLQLAGRQPWRLSANIATPDHNVPTSHQERVQGIAGIEDDTSRIQVQTLDDNCKKFSIAQFDIHDIRQGIAHVVGPEQGLTLPGMTVVCGDSHTATHGAFACLAHGIGTSEVEHVLATQCLVQKKMKNMLVRVDGQLGSGVTSKDVVLAIIAKIGTAGGTGYAIEFGGQVFRDMSMEGRMTVCNMAIEAGARVGMVAVDDKTIEYVKDRPYSPKGAQWDAAVAYWNSLHSDEDAVFDHVVEIRGEDIEPQVSWGTSPEMVIAISAAVPTLEQARDEVQRNDWQRAYQYMGLNAGQALADIPLDRVFIGSCTNSRIEDMRAAAEVIRGRKVAKSIKQAMIVPGSGLVKQQAEQEGLDKIFIEAGFEWREPGCSMCLAMNADKLQPGEHCASTSNRNFEGRQGNGGRTHLVSPAMAAAAAIAGHFVDVRGF, encoded by the coding sequence ATGGCAGGCAAAAAACCAACAGGCAAGACCTTATATGACAAATTGTGGGATGATCATTTAGTAAAACAACGCGATGATGGTTCGAGCTTGTTATACATCGATCGCCATCTTTTACATGAAGTGACTTCACCACAAGCTTTTGAAGGCTTGCAATTGGCAGGACGTCAACCGTGGCGTTTAAGTGCCAACATTGCCACCCCTGATCATAATGTCCCGACTTCTCATCAGGAGCGGGTACAGGGGATTGCCGGTATTGAAGATGATACCTCGCGCATACAAGTACAAACTTTAGATGATAACTGTAAGAAATTTTCGATTGCACAATTCGATATTCATGATATCCGTCAGGGGATTGCACATGTGGTTGGACCTGAACAAGGTTTAACATTGCCAGGTATGACCGTGGTTTGTGGTGACTCACATACCGCAACGCATGGTGCTTTTGCTTGCTTGGCACATGGTATCGGTACATCTGAGGTTGAACATGTTTTGGCTACCCAATGCCTTGTGCAAAAGAAAATGAAAAACATGTTGGTCCGTGTGGATGGTCAATTGGGTAGCGGCGTGACGTCTAAGGATGTGGTTTTGGCCATCATTGCTAAAATCGGTACGGCTGGTGGTACTGGTTATGCCATTGAGTTTGGTGGTCAGGTCTTTAGAGATATGTCGATGGAAGGTCGCATGACTGTTTGTAATATGGCAATTGAGGCTGGTGCGCGAGTCGGTATGGTTGCTGTTGATGACAAGACCATTGAATATGTCAAAGATCGTCCTTATTCGCCGAAAGGCGCACAATGGGATGCAGCCGTTGCTTATTGGAATAGCTTGCATTCAGATGAGGATGCTGTATTTGACCATGTGGTTGAAATTCGTGGTGAAGACATTGAGCCACAAGTCTCTTGGGGAACATCGCCTGAGATGGTGATCGCCATTTCAGCAGCAGTACCGACCTTGGAACAAGCGCGAGATGAGGTGCAGCGTAATGATTGGCAGCGTGCCTATCAATATATGGGCTTAAATGCAGGTCAAGCCTTAGCAGATATTCCATTGGATCGTGTATTTATCGGCTCTTGTACCAACTCACGTATTGAAGATATGCGTGCTGCTGCTGAAGTGATTCGTGGGCGTAAGGTTGCAAAAAGTATTAAACAAGCGATGATTGTGCCTGGTTCTGGTTTGGTGAAACAACAAGCTGAGCAAGAAGGTTTAGATAAAATCTTTATTGAAGCAGGTTTTGAATGGCGTGAACCGGGGTGTTCGATGTGTTTGGCAATGAATGCCGATAAATTACAGCCCGGAGAACATTGTGCTTCGACTTCAAACCGTAATTTTGAAGGGCGTCAGGGCAATGGTGGACGCACCCATTTGGTGAGCCCTGCGATGGCAGCGGCTGCAGCAATTGCGGGTCACTTTGTTGATGTACGTGGATTCTAA
- the leuD gene encoding 3-isopropylmalate dehydratase small subunit, whose translation MKAYTVEQGIAAPLDRANVDTDLIIPKQFLKSIKRTGFGVNLFDELRYLDEGYLGQDNSKRPLNPDFVLNQARYQSANILLARQNFGCGSSREHAPWALSEYGFRTVIAPSFADIFYNNCFKNGMLPVVLAEDIVDELFQQCKAEEGYQLTIDLAQQLVIRSDGQQFAFEVDPFRKHCLLNGLDDIGLTLQAAEDIRSYEDKVKQQRPWVFQNIEV comes from the coding sequence ATGAAAGCATATACCGTAGAACAAGGTATCGCCGCACCTTTAGATCGTGCCAATGTCGATACAGATTTGATTATCCCAAAGCAATTTTTAAAGTCGATTAAGCGTACTGGTTTTGGTGTCAATTTATTTGATGAATTACGTTATTTGGATGAAGGTTACTTAGGGCAAGATAATAGCAAACGTCCGTTAAACCCTGACTTTGTTTTAAATCAAGCACGCTATCAGTCTGCCAATATCTTATTGGCACGCCAAAACTTTGGCTGTGGCTCTAGTCGTGAACATGCACCTTGGGCTTTGAGTGAATATGGTTTTAGAACCGTAATTGCACCAAGTTTTGCCGATATTTTCTATAATAACTGCTTTAAAAATGGCATGTTACCTGTTGTATTGGCTGAAGATATTGTAGATGAGCTATTTCAGCAATGTAAGGCTGAAGAAGGCTATCAATTAACAATTGATTTGGCGCAGCAACTTGTTATTCGCTCAGATGGTCAGCAATTTGCATTTGAAGTAGATCCATTCCGTAAACATTGCCTATTAAATGGTTTAGATGATATCGGTTTGACCCTACAAGCGGCTGAAGATATCCGCTCTTATGAGGATAAGGTGAAACAGCAGCGCCCTTGGGTGTTCCAAAATATTGAAGTTTAA
- the leuB gene encoding 3-isopropylmalate dehydrogenase: protein MKKQILILAGDGIGPEIMAAAEKVLHKINAKLQLGLSWEHGVLGGAAIDAHGVPYPAATAAQAEQADAILLGAVGGPKWEQIERSIRPERGLLQIRSELNLFANLRPAILYPQLADASSLKAEIVAGLDILIVRELTGGIYFGQPRGIRELENGEKQGFNTDVYAESEIKRIAKVAFELASLRGSKVCSVDKANVLEVTELWRQTVTELQQAEYPDIQLSHMYVDNAAMQLVRAPKQFDVVVTGNLFGDILSDEAAMLTGSIGMLPSASLDEKGKGMYEPCHGSAPDIAGQNIANPLATILSVAMMLRYTFREEEAAKAIESAVGAVLDQGLRTADIMSTGMQKVGTIAMGDAVVAALDAF, encoded by the coding sequence ATGAAAAAGCAAATATTAATCTTAGCTGGTGATGGTATTGGTCCAGAAATTATGGCTGCTGCAGAAAAAGTACTGCATAAAATCAATGCCAAATTACAGCTAGGCTTGAGTTGGGAACATGGTGTGTTGGGGGGTGCCGCAATTGATGCCCATGGCGTGCCTTATCCTGCAGCAACGGCGGCACAAGCAGAACAAGCTGATGCGATCTTATTGGGGGCTGTGGGTGGACCAAAATGGGAACAGATTGAGCGCTCTATACGTCCTGAACGCGGTTTATTGCAGATTCGCAGTGAATTAAATTTATTTGCCAATTTGCGCCCTGCCATTTTATATCCACAATTGGCTGATGCTTCTAGTCTTAAAGCAGAAATCGTGGCTGGTTTAGATATCTTGATTGTACGTGAATTGACCGGTGGAATTTACTTTGGTCAACCTCGTGGTATACGCGAGTTAGAAAACGGTGAAAAGCAAGGCTTTAATACCGATGTTTATGCTGAGTCAGAAATTAAGCGTATTGCCAAAGTTGCCTTTGAACTGGCGAGTTTACGGGGTTCAAAGGTCTGTTCTGTTGATAAAGCCAATGTCTTAGAAGTTACAGAACTTTGGCGTCAAACCGTAACTGAGTTGCAGCAAGCGGAATACCCAGACATTCAATTGTCTCATATGTATGTCGATAACGCAGCCATGCAACTGGTACGTGCGCCGAAACAATTCGATGTGGTGGTGACGGGTAATTTATTTGGTGACATTCTCTCTGATGAAGCAGCTATGTTAACCGGTTCGATTGGAATGTTACCTTCTGCATCTCTAGATGAAAAAGGCAAGGGAATGTATGAGCCATGTCATGGTTCTGCACCAGACATTGCTGGACAAAATATCGCGAATCCATTGGCAACGATTTTATCGGTGGCGATGATGCTGCGTTATACATTCCGTGAGGAAGAAGCAGCGAAAGCGATTGAGAGCGCAGTGGGTGCTGTATTGGATCAGGGTTTGCGCACAGCGGATATTATGTCTACAGGTATGCAGAAAGTGGGTACCATTGCAATGGGTGATGCTGTCGTTGCAGCATTAGATGCATTTTAA
- the infA gene encoding translation initiation factor IF-1, whose product MANKEELIEFEGVVTETLPNTMFRVRLENGHEVIAHISGKMRKHYIRILTGDSVKVEMTPYDLTKGRITYRAR is encoded by the coding sequence ATGGCCAATAAAGAGGAACTAATCGAGTTCGAAGGCGTTGTCACCGAAACGCTACCCAATACCATGTTCCGCGTACGTTTAGAAAATGGACATGAAGTTATTGCCCATATCTCTGGGAAAATGCGTAAACACTACATCCGTATCTTAACCGGTGACAGTGTTAAAGTTGAAATGACGCCTTATGATTTAACCAAAGGTCGTATCACTTACCGTGCCCGTTAA
- a CDS encoding AraC family transcriptional regulator: MSQLTDASVVLRLGYQAIRRADLPTEEILTRAGVALNMLEQNARTPLSAQYAFWVAAEEVSKDPDIGLHLGEYLPLYRGQVIEHLFMSSGTFGEGLTRALAYQRLISDAFHAKLVVEEDGRCYLSNGVQPWSKSIVNRHFSECAISGILRFFKFITEGRFQPIYIDFDFADGAAEEEYLRVYECPVSLGQRETRLYFDAAVLTHPLWQAEPELLQLHEQLAIEKLQELARYDLVGEVRRAIGASLESGETTLETVAAQLHITSRRLRTQLSEADTSFQQILSDYRCRLAKKLLANTSESVERIVYLTGFSEPSTFYRAFKRWTNETPVEYRKRKQRSA; this comes from the coding sequence GTGAGTCAGCTAACTGATGCTTCTGTCGTACTACGATTAGGTTATCAAGCAATACGTCGAGCAGACCTACCCACAGAGGAAATTTTGACCAGGGCTGGTGTGGCGTTAAACATGCTTGAGCAAAATGCGCGTACCCCGCTCAGCGCACAATATGCCTTTTGGGTGGCTGCTGAAGAAGTCAGCAAAGACCCTGATATTGGTCTGCATTTAGGTGAGTATCTGCCTTTATATCGTGGGCAAGTCATTGAACATTTATTTATGAGTAGTGGTACTTTTGGTGAGGGCTTAACCCGAGCTTTGGCCTATCAACGTCTGATTAGTGATGCCTTCCATGCCAAGTTGGTGGTGGAAGAAGATGGGCGATGCTATCTCAGTAACGGTGTACAACCGTGGAGTAAAAGCATCGTCAATCGACATTTTTCTGAATGTGCAATTTCAGGCATTTTACGGTTTTTTAAATTTATTACCGAAGGACGCTTTCAACCGATTTACATCGACTTTGATTTTGCAGATGGCGCAGCAGAAGAGGAATATTTACGCGTCTATGAATGTCCCGTCAGTTTGGGGCAAAGAGAAACCCGTTTATATTTTGATGCGGCAGTCTTAACCCATCCCTTGTGGCAGGCTGAACCTGAATTGCTACAGTTACATGAACAGCTCGCGATTGAAAAGTTGCAAGAATTGGCGCGTTATGATCTGGTGGGGGAAGTACGCCGTGCCATTGGCGCCAGTCTGGAAAGTGGTGAAACCACATTGGAGACGGTGGCCGCGCAATTGCATATTACCTCTCGTCGTTTACGTACCCAGTTAAGTGAAGCAGACACGAGCTTTCAACAAATTTTGTCTGACTACCGTTGTCGCTTAGCCAAGAAATTACTCGCCAATACCAGTGAAAGTGTTGAGCGTATTGTGTATTTAACCGGGTTTTCGGAGCCAAGTACTTTTTATCGAGCATTTAAACGCTGGACCAATGAAACACCGGTTGAATATCGCAAACGCAAACAACGCTCTGCTTAG
- the truA gene encoding tRNA pseudouridine(38-40) synthase TruA: MQRFAIGIEFCGTRYRGWQTQQAGVRSIQQTIETVLSKIADEPISLHGAGRTDAGVHATNMVAHFDTQAIRPERGWIMGANSQLPKDIAIQWIQAMDQDFHARFKAQARRYRYVVYHSPRRPALLYKQVTHAYYPLNVEKMIAAAKKFEGTHNFESFRAAACQSNQPVRHVKHCRLIQHGPFLILDIQADGFLHHMVRNIMGCLLEIGQECYDIAHIDEIFAAQDRKAAGITAPPDGLYFIHADYPAQFNLPHIPLGPQWLNMPD; the protein is encoded by the coding sequence ATGCAACGTTTTGCAATTGGAATAGAGTTTTGCGGAACTCGCTATCGTGGCTGGCAAACGCAACAAGCGGGTGTGCGTAGCATTCAGCAAACCATAGAAACCGTACTCTCAAAGATCGCAGACGAACCGATTAGCCTACATGGCGCAGGACGTACCGATGCCGGCGTACATGCCACCAATATGGTGGCGCATTTTGATACTCAAGCCATACGCCCAGAACGCGGTTGGATCATGGGGGCAAATAGTCAACTTCCCAAAGATATTGCCATTCAATGGATTCAGGCCATGGACCAAGATTTCCATGCGCGTTTTAAAGCACAAGCACGCCGTTATCGCTATGTGGTCTATCACTCACCGCGTCGCCCGGCACTACTGTACAAGCAAGTGACCCATGCGTACTACCCGCTCAACGTAGAAAAGATGATTGCTGCTGCAAAAAAATTTGAAGGCACCCATAATTTTGAAAGCTTTCGTGCTGCAGCCTGTCAGTCCAATCAGCCTGTGCGCCATGTAAAGCATTGCCGTCTGATTCAGCATGGACCTTTTCTCATTTTAGATATTCAAGCCGATGGCTTCTTACATCACATGGTCCGTAACATCATGGGCTGTTTATTAGAGATCGGGCAAGAATGTTATGACATTGCCCATATCGATGAGATTTTTGCGGCACAAGACCGTAAAGCTGCTGGCATTACCGCACCACCGGATGGTCTGTATTTTATCCATGCAGACTACCCTGCACAGTTTAATTTGCCGCACATTCCACTCGGACCGCAGTGGCTCAATATGCCGGATTAA
- a CDS encoding asparaginase domain-containing protein gives MNTIALIYMGGTFGCVGTPLAPMPPQDFLPQLQHYAQAAWPIQCFAAANIKDSSACDAADWLELIVQIQHLQQQGIQHFVVIHGTDTLSYAAATLSQFLHRSCHVIFTGSQYPLLNPNGHGLAPDSDAKHNLQYSLETICNVPAGVYVAFDQQLFAGHSTRKQHRNANDAFTGTLIQQNTIDHLPSTAAWQINADHIKKAQQFQIMNWMIMPNRLDYLAQQLAGLKNNSPDCLILQAYGTGNLAVDHAAIAQLQQLKIAGCLNILSSQVPFGKMQQSYAISDWVQQSAIVIDDCQAPAELYAKSLRFYLQYPDCTARYQHWSHQTH, from the coding sequence ATGAATACCATTGCACTCATTTATATGGGCGGAACCTTTGGTTGTGTCGGTACACCATTGGCACCGATGCCACCACAAGACTTCCTACCGCAACTACAGCATTATGCGCAAGCCGCATGGCCAATTCAGTGCTTTGCCGCAGCAAATATCAAAGACAGCAGTGCCTGTGATGCCGCAGACTGGCTTGAATTGATCGTACAAATTCAACACTTACAACAACAAGGCATCCAGCACTTTGTGGTTATTCATGGCACAGATACACTCAGCTATGCTGCTGCCACCCTGAGTCAATTTTTACATCGCAGCTGCCATGTTATTTTTACGGGTAGTCAATATCCGCTATTAAACCCCAATGGTCATGGCTTAGCCCCAGACAGCGATGCAAAGCATAATTTACAATACAGTCTAGAGACGATCTGCAATGTTCCAGCAGGTGTCTATGTTGCTTTTGATCAGCAACTCTTTGCCGGTCACAGCACACGTAAACAACACCGCAATGCCAACGATGCGTTTACCGGCACCCTGATCCAGCAGAACACGATAGATCACCTGCCCAGCACTGCTGCATGGCAAATTAATGCTGATCACATCAAAAAAGCGCAGCAATTTCAGATAATGAATTGGATGATCATGCCCAATCGCCTAGATTATTTAGCACAGCAACTGGCAGGACTAAAAAACAACAGCCCCGATTGTTTAATCCTACAAGCCTATGGCACAGGAAATTTAGCGGTAGATCATGCTGCCATCGCGCAGTTACAGCAGCTCAAAATAGCTGGCTGCCTCAATATCCTCAGCAGTCAAGTGCCTTTCGGAAAAATGCAGCAAAGTTATGCCATTAGTGATTGGGTACAGCAAAGTGCCATTGTCATTGATGATTGTCAGGCACCAGCCGAGCTATATGCCAAAAGCCTACGCTTTTATTTACAATACCCCGACTGTACCGCACGTTATCAACATTGGTCCCATCAAACACATTAG
- the asd gene encoding aspartate-semialdehyde dehydrogenase, with protein MKVGLVGWRGMVGSVLMQRMVEENDFEHIEPFYFSTSNAGGEAPRFGGKTAPALMDATDISRLKQMDVIITCQGGDYTSDIFPKLKAEGWAGYWIDAASTLRMEDDAIIVLDPVNAKVIKDGLSKGIKTFVGGNCTVSLMLMGVGALFQNNLVEWLSAMTYQAASGAGAQNMRELITGMGYLYNNTKTLLDDPKSAILDIDSKIAELQRGEGFPDAQFGVPLAGSLIPYIDKQLESGQSKEEWKGQVETNKILGNIHQTIPIDGHCVRIGAMRCHSQALTIKLKKDVPLNEIEDMIAQSNPWAKVIPNTREASMQDLTPVAVTGTLSVPVGRLRKLNMGKEYLGAFTVGDQLLWGAAEPLRRMLRILLDYKQS; from the coding sequence ATGAAAGTAGGTCTGGTCGGTTGGCGCGGGATGGTTGGTTCCGTCCTTATGCAACGTATGGTTGAAGAGAATGATTTCGAACACATTGAACCATTCTATTTCTCTACCAGTAACGCAGGTGGTGAAGCACCTCGCTTTGGCGGCAAGACCGCACCAGCACTTATGGATGCAACGGACATTAGTCGTCTGAAGCAAATGGATGTCATTATTACCTGTCAAGGTGGTGACTATACTTCAGACATCTTCCCTAAACTCAAAGCTGAAGGCTGGGCAGGTTACTGGATTGATGCAGCATCCACCTTGCGTATGGAAGATGACGCCATTATTGTGTTAGATCCCGTCAATGCCAAAGTCATCAAAGATGGTCTAAGCAAAGGCATCAAAACCTTCGTGGGTGGTAACTGCACAGTTTCACTGATGTTAATGGGCGTTGGTGCGCTGTTCCAAAATAACTTGGTCGAATGGCTTTCTGCCATGACTTACCAAGCAGCTTCTGGTGCTGGCGCACAAAATATGCGCGAGTTGATCACAGGTATGGGTTATCTCTACAACAACACCAAGACGCTATTGGATGATCCTAAATCTGCCATCTTAGACATTGACAGTAAAATCGCAGAATTACAGCGTGGTGAAGGCTTCCCAGATGCGCAGTTTGGTGTGCCATTGGCAGGTTCATTGATTCCATACATCGACAAACAACTGGAAAGTGGTCAATCCAAAGAAGAATGGAAAGGTCAGGTTGAAACCAATAAGATCTTAGGCAATATCCATCAAACCATTCCTATCGATGGTCACTGTGTCCGTATTGGTGCGATGCGTTGTCATTCACAAGCATTGACCATTAAGTTGAAAAAAGATGTGCCACTCAATGAAATTGAAGACATGATTGCACAGTCCAATCCTTGGGCAAAAGTAATTCCCAATACCCGTGAAGCATCTATGCAAGACCTCACACCCGTTGCCGTAACAGGTACCTTGTCTGTTCCGGTCGGTCGTCTACGTAAGCTCAATATGGGCAAAGAGTACTTAGGTGCTTTCACAGTAGGTGACCAACTGCTTTGGGGTGCGGCAGAACCACTCCGTCGCATGCTACGCATCTTGTTGGATTATAAGCAATCTTAA
- a CDS encoding glycosyltransferase family 4 protein: MKVMQLLPELNSGGVERGTLEIAQALCQAGHQSVVVSNGGRLVAQLTAEGSQHIELPIHKKALSSLWQIKPLRQCILAEQPDIIHVRSRVPAWLTHFALKGLTAAQRPHLVSTVHGFYSINRYSAIMTRAEKVIAVSDSVVDYIQHNYPNCPTEDIVRIYRGIDPSAFPFAYRPTEAWLQQVYQAFPALQNKFLICLPGRITRLKGHETLIQLVQNLAQHYPQLHAVIVGGAVAKKQAYLDELKQRVAQQGLHDKITFVGHRSDIREWLALSDVVLSLSTQAETFGRTALEALSVGTPVIGWQRGGVAEILSQCYPAGLVAIDDLAALQTCLEQHIEQPAVMHPVDQFSLASMCHETLSLYQALVKP, translated from the coding sequence ATGAAAGTTATGCAACTGCTACCCGAGCTCAACAGTGGTGGTGTAGAGCGCGGAACATTAGAAATTGCGCAAGCACTCTGTCAGGCAGGTCATCAATCTGTTGTGGTATCTAATGGTGGGCGTCTGGTGGCACAGCTAACAGCTGAGGGCTCTCAGCATATTGAGCTACCGATTCATAAAAAAGCATTGTCTAGCCTGTGGCAGATCAAGCCATTAAGACAGTGTATCTTGGCAGAACAGCCCGATATTATCCATGTCCGCTCCCGTGTGCCTGCTTGGTTGACACATTTTGCCCTCAAGGGTTTAACCGCAGCGCAACGCCCACATTTGGTCAGCACGGTACATGGTTTTTATTCGATTAATCGCTATAGCGCCATCATGACCCGTGCCGAAAAAGTCATTGCAGTATCGGATAGCGTGGTCGACTATATTCAACACAACTATCCTAACTGCCCTACAGAAGATATTGTGCGTATTTATCGGGGGATCGACCCAAGTGCTTTCCCTTTTGCTTACCGCCCGACAGAGGCGTGGTTACAACAGGTCTATCAGGCCTTCCCCGCCCTCCAAAATAAATTTCTAATTTGTCTTCCCGGGCGCATCACACGCTTAAAGGGGCATGAAACACTCATTCAACTGGTGCAAAATCTAGCACAGCACTACCCACAACTACATGCCGTTATTGTCGGCGGCGCTGTCGCCAAGAAACAAGCCTATTTAGATGAGTTAAAACAACGTGTTGCACAGCAAGGACTGCATGACAAAATCACCTTTGTCGGTCATCGCAGTGATATTCGTGAATGGCTGGCTTTGAGTGATGTGGTGTTATCACTTTCCACTCAAGCAGAAACCTTTGGACGTACAGCCTTAGAGGCATTGAGTGTGGGGACACCTGTGATCGGCTGGCAGCGCGGTGGTGTAGCAGAAATTTTAAGTCAGTGCTACCCTGCTGGATTGGTAGCCATTGATGATCTTGCTGCCTTGCAAACCTGTTTAGAGCAACACATTGAACAACCTGCCGTGATGCATCCGGTTGATCAATTTAGTTTAGCCAGTATGTGCCATGAAACACTGTCGCTTTATCAGGCACTGGTTAAGCCCTAA
- a CDS encoding LpxL/LpxP family acyltransferase, with translation MTQKTTSIPGQFRWSFLLPQYWGIWIVICLLMLLAILPWSIQHRLASALGRFAFKSLKSRRKTTLRNLELCFPEWDTEYRYQQAEQVFIDMMIGVFETLNAWYRPQWFKQRVSIEGLEHIQQAQAAGHGVLLLGTHSSMLDAGGYICAQYFDPDVVYRPQNNPLFDMLIYRCRATIYANQIDHDDMRGLIRHLKNGHAIWYSPDQDFGLKQGVMAPFFGVAAATLTAHRRLLKISKAVAIPLYFYRYGDIKDPRYKILIQAPVTPLPSEDELSDAIRVNQIIESQLRIAPTQYMWFHRRFKTRPEGYEKLY, from the coding sequence ATGACGCAAAAAACCACCTCTATCCCAGGTCAATTTCGATGGTCTTTTTTATTGCCTCAATATTGGGGGATTTGGATTGTCATTTGCCTGCTCATGTTATTGGCAATCTTACCGTGGTCAATACAACATCGTCTGGCTAGCGCTCTGGGTCGTTTTGCCTTTAAATCACTCAAATCTCGTCGTAAGACCACATTAAGAAATTTAGAACTTTGCTTCCCCGAATGGGATACCGAATACCGTTATCAACAAGCCGAACAGGTTTTTATTGATATGATGATTGGTGTTTTTGAAACACTCAATGCTTGGTACAGACCACAATGGTTTAAACAACGGGTCAGTATTGAAGGGCTTGAGCATATTCAACAAGCACAAGCTGCGGGTCATGGGGTATTACTCTTGGGCACACATAGCTCCATGCTTGATGCTGGTGGCTATATCTGTGCGCAATACTTCGACCCTGATGTAGTTTATCGCCCACAAAACAACCCATTGTTTGACATGCTCATCTATCGCTGTCGCGCCACTATTTATGCCAATCAAATTGACCATGATGATATGCGTGGGCTTATTCGCCACTTAAAAAATGGTCATGCCATTTGGTATAGTCCCGATCAAGATTTTGGTCTAAAACAAGGGGTGATGGCACCCTTCTTTGGTGTTGCTGCGGCAACGCTAACGGCACACCGCCGTCTACTCAAAATCTCCAAAGCTGTGGCAATTCCACTCTACTTTTATCGTTATGGCGACATCAAAGATCCGCGCTATAAAATCTTGATTCAAGCTCCAGTCACCCCATTGCCGAGTGAAGATGAACTCAGTGATGCTATTCGCGTCAACCAGATTATTGAGAGCCAACTACGTATTGCACCGACCCAATACATGTGGTTCCATCGGCGTTTTAAAACGCGCCCAGAAGGCTATGAAAAGTTATATTAA